CAGCGTTTTAGTTTTATatcttatacattttatttacaaaactcAATAATCCAGCAATGATAAGCCTGACAAACAAATTTGCAATGGGTGAAGCTAGAAGCTGCAGCCAAAGCTTCAAACTCGGCTCGTGATCTTTCTTTTCCACCGGAACATTGGGTGAACATCAACATATCCATATCAAAGGAAATATTTGCATTAATGTCCCCATTCTCAGCTTCATCTGGAGTGACTAGTTCTATGACAACAAC
This region of Brassica oleracea var. oleracea cultivar TO1000 unplaced genomic scaffold, BOL UnpScaffold09472, whole genome shotgun sequence genomic DNA includes:
- the LOC106322193 gene encoding caffeic acid 3-O-methyltransferase-like (The sequence of the model RefSeq protein was modified relative to this genomic sequence to represent the inferred CDS: added 1 base not found in genome assembly), which encodes MFVDVPKGDAMILKRILHDWTDEDCVKILKNCWKSLPDNGKVVVIELVTPDEAENGDINANISFDMDMLMFTQCSGGKERSRAEFEALAAASSFTHCKFVCQAYHCWIIEFCK